Proteins from a genomic interval of Dermacentor variabilis isolate Ectoservices chromosome 8, ASM5094787v1, whole genome shotgun sequence:
- the LOC142590063 gene encoding COMM domain-containing protein 3: MELAEAFVNGIAKAADPRKVSDADYAKLLDKVFSVVTNGCEPGAGGVDDDDESATADDDFKDGCAGLIALVLESSRFNLDDSQLALRLEEYGMTGARADTLVRKYAANKQLVRVELSRIGRRPPHVTGVDWSVDYRVKSNHLERIGEPVFHIELKTSTENPVSFACNMAQMQDLLHGLRDAAKCVENKAQGGGS, from the coding sequence ATGGAGCTCGCCGAAGCGTTCGTCAACGGCATCGCCAAGGCCGCCGATCCGCGCAAAGTGAGTGATGCAGACTACGCCAAACTCCTCGACAAAGTCTTCAGCGTGGTCACGAACGGTTGCGAACCGGGAGCGGGcggcgtcgacgacgacgacgagtcgGCGACAGCAGACGACGACTTCAAAGATGGCTGCGCCGGGCTGATAGCGTTGGTGCTCGAGAGCTCGCGCTTCAACCTGGACGATTCTCAGCTCGCGCTGCGCCTAGAAGAGTACGGAATGACCGGCGCCCGTGCGGACACCTTGGTCCGCAAGTACGCGGCGAACAAGCAGTTGGTGCGCGTCGAGTTGAGTCGCATCGGGCGGCGGCCGCCTCACGTGACCGGCGTCGACTGGAGCGTCGACTATCGcgtcaagagcaaccacctcgagcGCATCGGCGAGCCGGTATTCCACATCGAGCTCAAAACTTCCACCGAGAATCCAGTATCGTTCGCGTGCAACATGGCGCAGATGCAGGACCTGCTGCATGGCCTGCGGGACGCTGCGAAGTGCGTTGAAAACAAGGCGCAGGGGGGCGGTTCTTGA